One Streptococcus gallolyticus subsp. gallolyticus DSM 16831 DNA window includes the following coding sequences:
- a CDS encoding AAA family ATPase gives MANNNFYGRDPFGNMDDIFNELMGNMGGYNSENRRYLINGREVTPEEFAQYRQTGKLPGNAEYQEGTPASAPKEDGILAKLGTNLTERARANELDPVIGRNKEIQETAEILSRRTKNNPVLVGDAGVGKTAVVEGLAQAIVNGDVPAAIKNKEIISIDISGLEAGTQYRGAFEENIQNLVKEVKDAGNIILFFDEIHQILGAGSTGGDSGSKGLADILKPALSRGELTVIGATTQDEYRNTILKNAALARRFNEVKVNAPSAQDSFNILMGIRDLYEKHHNVILPDNVLKAAVDFSIQYIPQRSLPDKAIDLIDMTAAHLAAQHPATDVKSLEKEIADQKEKQENAVAKEDYEAALNAKVRIEELQKQIDNHTEGQKVTATVNDVAESVERLTGVPVSNMGASDIERLKELASRLKGKVIGQDEAVEAVSRAIRRNRAGFDEGNRPIGSFLFVGPTGVGKTELAKQLALDMFGSKDAIIRLDMSEYSDRTAVSKLIGTTAGYVGYDDNSNTLTERVRRNPYSIVLLDEIEKADPQVITLLLQVLDDGRLTDGQGNTINFKNTVIIATSNAGFGNEALTGQDDKDKKIMDRIAPYFRPEFLNRFNGIIEFSHLTKEDLNDIVDLMLDEVSKTIAKKGIDLVVSDAAKQHLIEEGYDEAMGVRPLRRVIEQEIRDKITDFYLDHTDVKHLKADMVDGELVISEK, from the coding sequence ATGGCAAATAATAATTTTTACGGAAGAGATCCTTTTGGAAATATGGATGACATTTTTAATGAACTTATGGGTAACATGGGCGGGTACAATTCAGAAAACAGACGCTATTTGATTAATGGGCGCGAAGTTACTCCTGAAGAATTTGCACAATATCGCCAAACAGGTAAGCTCCCCGGAAACGCGGAATACCAAGAAGGGACGCCTGCTTCTGCTCCTAAAGAAGATGGTATCTTGGCAAAATTAGGAACAAACTTGACCGAACGCGCACGCGCTAACGAACTCGACCCTGTTATTGGACGTAACAAAGAAATCCAAGAAACTGCTGAAATCTTGTCACGTCGTACCAAAAACAACCCTGTCCTTGTGGGGGACGCAGGTGTTGGTAAAACAGCCGTTGTCGAAGGCTTAGCGCAAGCTATTGTCAATGGTGATGTGCCAGCAGCTATCAAAAATAAAGAAATTATTTCTATTGATATTTCTGGTCTTGAAGCTGGCACACAATATCGTGGTGCTTTTGAAGAAAATATCCAAAACCTTGTCAAAGAAGTTAAAGACGCTGGTAATATCATTCTCTTCTTTGATGAAATCCACCAAATTTTAGGCGCAGGGTCAACTGGTGGCGACTCTGGTTCGAAAGGCTTAGCTGACATTCTCAAACCTGCACTTTCTCGTGGCGAATTGACCGTTATCGGTGCAACAACTCAAGACGAATATCGTAATACTATTTTGAAGAATGCTGCGCTCGCTCGCCGTTTCAACGAAGTCAAAGTAAATGCTCCTTCTGCTCAAGATAGCTTTAATATTTTAATGGGAATTCGTGATTTATATGAAAAACACCACAACGTTATTCTCCCTGATAATGTGTTAAAAGCCGCTGTTGATTTTTCAATTCAATATATCCCACAACGTAGTTTGCCAGATAAAGCTATTGACTTGATTGATATGACTGCTGCTCATTTGGCTGCTCAACACCCTGCAACTGATGTCAAATCTCTTGAAAAGGAAATTGCAGACCAAAAAGAAAAACAAGAAAATGCTGTGGCTAAAGAAGATTACGAAGCAGCCCTCAATGCCAAAGTTCGTATCGAAGAATTGCAAAAACAAATTGACAACCATACGGAAGGGCAAAAAGTTACAGCTACCGTTAATGATGTGGCAGAATCTGTCGAACGATTAACTGGTGTTCCCGTGTCAAATATGGGAGCAAGTGATATTGAACGCTTGAAAGAATTAGCTAGCCGTTTGAAAGGTAAAGTCATCGGACAAGATGAGGCTGTTGAAGCCGTCTCACGTGCCATTCGTCGTAACCGTGCTGGTTTTGACGAAGGTAATCGACCAATTGGTAGTTTCCTCTTTGTCGGTCCTACTGGCGTTGGTAAGACAGAGCTTGCTAAACAATTAGCCCTTGATATGTTCGGCTCAAAAGATGCTATTATCCGCCTTGACATGTCTGAATACTCTGATCGCACAGCCGTTTCTAAATTAATCGGTACAACTGCTGGCTATGTTGGCTACGACGACAATAGCAACACGCTTACTGAACGTGTTCGTCGTAACCCATACTCAATTGTTCTTCTTGATGAAATTGAAAAAGCTGACCCTCAAGTCATCACACTTCTTCTCCAAGTTTTGGATGATGGTCGTTTGACAGACGGTCAAGGTAATACGATTAACTTTAAGAATACCGTCATCATTGCTACCTCTAATGCTGGATTCGGCAACGAAGCTTTGACTGGTCAAGATGATAAAGATAAGAAAATTATGGATCGTATCGCTCCATACTTCCGCCCAGAATTTCTTAACCGTTTCAACGGTATTATCGAATTCTCTCACTTGACTAAAGAAGATTTGAACGACATTGTTGACTTAATGCTTGACGAAGTTAGCAAGACCATTGCCAAGAAAGGCATTGATTTGGTGGTTAGTGATGCTGCTAAACAACACCTTATCGAAGAAGGTTATGATGAAGCCATGGGTGTTCGACCACTCCGCCGTGTCATTGAACAAGAAATCCGCGATAAAATCACTGATTTCTACCTCGATCACACAGATGTTAAACACCTTAAAGCTGACATGGTTGACGGAGAACTAGTCATCAGCGAAAAATAA
- the rplL gene encoding 50S ribosomal protein L7/L12, translated as MALNIENIIAEIKEASILELNDLVKAIEEEFGVTAAAPVAVAAAGAADAGAAKDSFDVELTAAGDKKVAVIKAVREVTGLGLKEAKALVDGAPANVKEGVATAEAEEIKAKLEEAGASVTLK; from the coding sequence ATGGCATTGAACATTGAAAACATTATTGCTGAAATTAAAGAAGCTTCAATCCTTGAATTGAACGATCTTGTAAAAGCTATCGAAGAAGAATTTGGTGTAACTGCAGCTGCTCCTGTAGCTGTAGCTGCTGCTGGTGCTGCAGACGCTGGTGCTGCTAAAGACTCATTTGACGTTGAATTGACTGCAGCTGGCGATAAAAAAGTTGCTGTTATCAAAGCTGTACGTGAAGTTACAGGTCTTGGTCTTAAAGAAGCTAAAGCTCTTGTTGATGGTGCACCTGCTAACGTTAAAGAAGGCGTTGCAACTGCAGAAGCTGAAGAAATCAAAGCTAAACTTGAAGAAGCTGGAGCTTCAGTT
- the rplJ gene encoding 50S ribosomal protein L10 yields MSEAIIAKKAEQVDAVAEKMKAAASIVVVDSRGLTVEQDTVLRRTLRENGVEFKVIKNSILTRAAEKAGLDEMKDLFVGPSAVAFSNEDVIAPAKVLSDFAKDAEALEIKGGAIEGAVSSKEEIAALASLPNREGLLSMLLSVLQAPVRNVALAVKAVADNKEDDAA; encoded by the coding sequence ATGAGTGAAGCAATTATTGCTAAAAAAGCTGAACAAGTTGATGCTGTTGCTGAAAAAATGAAAGCTGCTGCATCTATCGTTGTTGTTGATTCACGCGGTCTTACAGTTGAACAAGATACAGTTCTTCGCCGTACTCTTCGTGAAAACGGTGTTGAATTTAAAGTTATCAAAAATTCAATTTTGACTCGTGCAGCTGAAAAAGCAGGTCTTGACGAAATGAAAGATCTTTTCGTTGGACCATCTGCAGTAGCGTTCTCTAACGAAGATGTTATTGCACCAGCAAAAGTTCTTAGTGACTTTGCTAAAGATGCTGAAGCACTTGAAATCAAAGGTGGAGCAATCGAAGGCGCTGTATCTTCAAAAGAAGAAATCGCTGCCCTTGCATCATTGCCAAACCGCGAAGGACTTCTATCTATGCTCCTTTCTGTACTTCAAGCGCCAGTTCGCAACGTTGCACTTGCTGTCAAAGCAGTTGCAGACAACAAAGAAGACGACGCTGCTTAA